CTTCAGAGATCCAAGTTTGTAATGGAACATTTAATTTTTCAGAGCCGTTAGCGTTAGTTGTTATTAAATCAACTTGCGCACCGCGATCGCCTAATGCGTGAGCTAGCTCTACAACACTTTTGGATGGTCCACCGTAGACATTTCCAACAGCGGGAACAAGCATTAAAATTTTCATAAAATCTGTTTAATACTTCAAATACATACGACAATCACGTAATGATTTAAGTCACTTCAAGACACTGTAATATAGACTCAGTAGAATTTTTCTGGCGATATTTTATAACCTTTGCAGGGGCTCCCACAGCTACAGCAAAAGGCGGAATTGACTTTGTAACTACACTATTTGCACCAATAACAGCACCATTACCAATTTCAACTCCCTTACCAATAAAAACACCTCTACCAATCCAAACGTCAGAACCTATTTTGATCTTTGCTCCTTGGAAACCTTGGTTTCTAATTAAAGTTTCTGGATCTGCATAGGCATGATCGTTATCGCGAATCGATACAAATTCTGCAATCCTTGAGTTATCACCAATTTCTACTCCATACAAAGAAGAAATATATGTGTAATCGTTCAAACTTACAAAATTTCCAATGTTTATATAGCCATCTGCTCCGCAGTTCAGAAATATTCCTACTCCGAATGAACAATTATTTCCTACTCTAATATCACGAAAAGCATATCCAAACCTAGGAAATCCTTGAAACATACATCTTTGCCCAAGTTCCCTAAACCATAAGTAAGGAAAAAATAAGTAAACATATGCGATACAATAGCTTCTAAATAAAGTAAAAAATTTAACAATCTTAGATAATAAATTAAACTGCATAAGGAAGTAAGTAAGCTATACAAAAATATCTTTTGAAAGTTAAAAAATAGAGGATGAATTTGATAGCTTTCTATTCTCACGTGACCATAATAACAAAGGTAACAAGAACAGAATATAATAAAGTAGTTCTGGAATGAAGTTTGCAGTACCATGAGTTATTGCAGTCATGGCACTTGTAATAAGCAATATGTATGCTATTTGAGCAACATAATCTTGTCTGTATAAAGATCTGTGCCAAAGATATTTGAAAAAAAATGCGATGATTCCAAACACTAAAGAACCAAAATAATCAAACTGGGCAAAAGAATCACCTATACCAGTAGTAGTTGAACCTGTAGGATATTTGTATCCATAAAGTTCATACCATGCAGATTGATGGTTTATACCAAAATTAAATTTTAAGCTCTCTTTAAAATCTGAACCAAGGAACTGAGCAGGAAGCCATCTAAACACTATAGTATCCCAATAGCCAGTACCAAACTCGTACTGACTATTTTGATTCACACTATCTATAAGTAAAGCAGCATTTCTTAGTTCCAAGGTCGTACTTTTTCCATTTTGATTAATTAATGAGTGTAGGTTCTCTATAGGGTTTATTTGCCTTAGCAAATCCCAATCACCAGTCATTAAAAAACTTCGATATTGT
This region of Chroococcidiopsis sp. TS-821 genomic DNA includes:
- a CDS encoding acyltransferase, which encodes MFQGFPRFGYAFRDIRVGNNCSFGVGIFLNCGADGYINIGNFVSLNDYTYISSLYGVEIGDNSRIAEFVSIRDNDHAYADPETLIRNQGFQGAKIKIGSDVWIGRGVFIGKGVEIGNGAVIGANSVVTKSIPPFAVAVGAPAKVIKYRQKNSTESILQCLEVT